One Gigantopelta aegis isolate Gae_Host unplaced genomic scaffold, Gae_host_genome ctg7033_pilon_pilon, whole genome shotgun sequence DNA segment encodes these proteins:
- the LOC121366760 gene encoding beta-1,3-galactosyl-O-glycosyl-glycoprotein beta-1,6-N-acetylglucosaminyltransferase-like, producing the protein MTSEEENFPIAFSILMFKHVSQVERLLHAIYRPQNYYCIHLDKKASANISAAVHGIANCFSNVFLTSRSVDVRWGTFTVLEPELICMQELWKYRKWKYFINLTGQEFPLKTNLDM; encoded by the coding sequence atgacgtcagAAGAGGAAAACTTTCCCATAGCTTTCAGCATTCTCATGTTTAAACATGTAAGTCAAGTTGAACGTCTTCTGCACGCCATTTATCGTCCACAAAATTATTACTGTATTCACCTGGATAAAAAAGCTTCAGCTAACATATCAGCTGCTGTTCACGGCATTGCAAACTGTTTTAGTAATGTGTTTCTGACGTCACGATCAGTAGATGTTAGGTGGGGAACATTCACCGTTTTGGAACCGGAACTAATCTGTATGCAGGAACTGTGGAAGTACCGGAAGTGGAAGTATTTCATTAATCTGACTGGACAAGAGTTCCCACTGAAGACGAATTTGGACATG